Within Paenibacillus sp. RUD330, the genomic segment TGAAGAACTTCCCGTCCCAGCTATCCGGAGGAGAACAGCAGCGAGTTGCCATCGCACGCGCCGTTGCAAAGAACCCTTCGCTGCTGCTCTGCGATGAGCCCACGGGGGCGTTGGATCATGTGACCGGCAAGTCCGTCTTGAAGCTTCTTCAGGATTTGAACAAGGAAACGAAAAAGGGTGTTGTGCTCGTCACGCATAACTCCGCGATTGTGCCGATGGCGGATAAAATCATCCGGGTGAGAAGCGGAAAAATCGAAAGCGTAACGGTCAATGAGCACAAGCAAAGCGTCGAGGGGATTGAGTGGTGATGAAATTATTCAAAAAGCTGTTAAGGGATATCAGGCAATCGGTCGGCCAATTCCTTGCCTTCGTGTCGGTTATCGCCATAGGCGCTTTTTTCTACACGGGACTGGTTACGTTGAGCGACAACCTCAGCGCCTACTCGAACGATTACTTTCATGCGCACAATCTGAGCGACTTGAACGTCTACTACGACCGGATTTCCAAGCAGGATACGTCGGAGTTGGGCAAGATCGAAGGGATCAGCAAGGTAGAAGGGCGGTACACCTTCGAGGCGGCTCAATCTTTTGACGATACGAAAGCGACCTTGAAAATCCATTCGATCCCCGCCGGCAGCCGGATCAACACGCCTGCGATGATCGAGGGCGGCATCCCGGCCCGCAACGATGAGATCTTGCTGGATTCCCATTACGCCAAGGAGCATCAGTACAGAGTCGGGGATCAAATCAAGTTGAACGTCAATGGCGGGGATGTGGTGGCGTTCACTATCAGCGGCTTGGGCGAGAATGTGGAATATGCCAAAAAGAACGAAACCCAGGATCATAAATCAAATGGATTCGCCTATGTGGCTGAAGCTGCAGTTCCTCGAATCGCCGGCGGCCTATACTACAATGAGGTTCTGGTCGATGCGGAAGAAGGGTACGATATCGAACGGCTGGGCCGGAACATTGAAGCGCGATCCCAAAAGCTCTCCTACATAAGCCAAATAAGAAAAGAGCGGACATTCAGCTATTCGCAGCTCCAACAGACGGTCTACAACAATAAAGTGATGAGCAAGGTCATTCCGCTCGTTCTCTTTATCATCGAAGCGGTCATTCTCTTCCTCACGATGTCTCGGATCATCGATTCGCAAAGGAACCAAGTCGGTATTATGAAGGCTTTAGGGGTAAAGAGCAGCAGCATCATGCTTCATTATATGGGGTTTCCGGTGCTCGTCGGGATCATAGGCTCCGTTCTTGGCTGCGTCTTCGCGGCGATCATATTCATCCCAATGATCGAGGCCTCGAATGCCAGATCCTACTCGCTGCCGAACATTGCCTTCTCCCTTTCGTTCTTCTCGGCCGTTGCGCCTATCCTGTTCTCGAGCGCATTCGGCATGCTTGCTTGTTACTTGAGCGGCATGGGTATTCTGCGAGAACACGCGGCGCAGGCGATGAGGCCTAAACCGCCGAAGAAGATGAGGGAGCTGTTCCTTGAACGGTTTCCTGGAATCTGGAGACGCATTTCCTACAGCAATAAGCTGATTTTGAGAAACATCTTCCTTAATAAGCAAAAGGCGATAGCGAGCTCCGTCGGAGTTGTGGTGAGCACGGTGCTGCTCATTACGGCTTTCGGAACCCAAACATCCTTGCAGAGGGTGGCTGGCCAGATCGAAGAGGTGAATGCCTATGATCTGAAGGTCGAATACACGAGCGGGGAAGAGCTGGAGAAGGCGGAGCTGCCCGGCAGGATCGAAAGCAGCTATTACCTGTCGTCCTTGCCGATCGATTTCGTCAAAGGCGACGATCAAGAGAACGCCATGCTGACCGTCACGGAGAAGGACAACGCCCTTATTCGATTCTTTGACGAGAACGACAAGCCGATGACGCTTGTGGACAGCGGCGTGCTGGTGCCCAGATCGTATGCGGATCACTATAAGATCGCGATAGGGGATACGATCCGAATTCGATTCACCGATCCGTCGTTCGCGAATAAGACGGTCGATATGAAGGTCGCCCAAATATCCAGTCAGTATTCGAACCCGTCGTTCTTTTGCTCGATAGCGTACCTCAACAGCTTCGGCATCGATTACAGCCCGACTTCTGTTGTCGTGAAAGCCAGCAGCGCCGCAGACCTTGCCAACATCCGACAGTTCTTCGAGCAAGACAAACGGGCAGCTACGATCTACGACAAGGATGATCTGAGAAAATCCGCTCAATTCATTCTGAAGCAAAACAGCTTCATCTTCATCATGTTCATCATCAGTGCCGTCATTCTTTCGTTTGGCGCCATCTACACGATATCCTCCATCAACATATACGAAAGGATTCGCGAGCTGGCTACGCTTAAGGTACTGGGATATCAAAAAAGGAAAATAAATCGGCTTATCTTTTTTGAGAACCTGATCCTCACCACCTTTGCGGTCATTATAGCGCTTCCGGCCAGCGGCTATTTGTATTCCATTGTCATCGGGGCGCTGTCGAGCACCCATCAGCAAATTCCGGATCGGCTTAATCTGGTTGTCATGCTGGTATCCGTCATGCTGGCCTATCTGCTCACCACTCTCTCCAACTTGCTGCTTCGGAGAAAGGTATCCCGGATCCATATGATCGAATCGTTGAAAAGCATCGAATAGTTGAAGGAAATATTTGGCCAGCCCTTAAACCGAGACAAAACTCAACAAGAGTGTTTAGTTTTTAGTCAGAGCGATTCTGCCCGCTCCTTTTTTAACTTGGAGACAAACAAGCAGCTGCCGCGAAGGCCAGCTGCTCCTAGGTCTCTGAACGATCTGTACCTCAGCTTTAATGGAATGAAGCCTGAAGCGCCTTCTCCAGCTTCTCCAGCACCGCCTGGTTCTCCTCCGGCCGGCCGATCGTGATCCGCAGCCAGGTCGGCATCTCGAAGTCTCGTCCCGGACGCACGAGAATGCCCTCCTGCAGCAGCCGGTCGAATACGGGACCGCTGTCGCGGCCGAGATTCACCATGACGAAGTTGGTCTCGCTGGGCAGGCAAGGCAGGCCGAGAAGCTCGAAAGCCTCATAATAACGCTGTTTTTCGCTGCGGTTGTTGTCCAGCACCGCCTGCAGGAAGGGTTCGTCATCGAGGCTTGCCGCCGCCGCGGCTTCGGCCAGGATGCCCAGATTGGGCGGCACCCGCAGCCGGTTCAGCGCCGCCGCGGCATCTGCCGCAGCTATGGCGTAGCCGATGCGCAGGCCGGCCAGTCCGTAGGCTTTGGAGAATGTCCTGAGCACGGCTATGTTCGGATAACGTCCGGTCAGGAGGGAGGTGTCCGGCTCATCGCCACGCTCCGCGTATTCCCGGTAGGCTTCGTCCAGCACGACGAACACATGCGGAGGCACGCGGTCCAGGAATCGCTGCAGCTCCTTGGCTGTGAAGTACGAGCCGGTAGGGTTGTTGGGATTGCACAGCCAGATGAGGCCGGTGGAAGGGGTGATTCTCCGCTCGACCTCTTCGAGATCGATGGCATGATTCCGCAGCGGGACCGTGACGGGCAAGCCGCCGGCCGCCAGCGTCGCGACCCGGTACCAGCCGAAGGACGGGGACGGAAGGAGAGCTTCTTCACCGGGCGCGAGGAACGTATAGGCGGCGAGCGACAACAGCTCGAAGGAGCCGTTGCCGAAGACGAGCTGATCCGGCTGAGTCCCCAGCTTCGCGGCCAGCTTGCTTCTCAGGCCGGAGGCCTGGCTGTCCGGATACAGGTAAAGGCGGGATACGGAATTTTGAATGGCGGCGGCTGCCAGCGGGGAGAAGCCGAGCGTATTTTCGTTGGCGGCCAGCCGAATTTCGGGAAGCCTTCCTTGACCGTTGGCTTCGGAAGCGGGCTTGGCCGGCAAAAAGGCTGGAATGCCTTGCAGTTCTTTTCTCAAAGGGTAAGCGCACATCTCGAATGTACCTCCTCGTCGCGGGTTGCTCGAACCGGCGAAGGTTGATCAGCAGATGGACAGCGGGCCTGCAGCGGACGAGGCCGGGCGGGTGTCCCACACGGCGGAAGGAGCCTCCCTCCGGAGTATGGGGGCCACTTCGGCGGCGAACCACTGCAGCTGCTCGCGCTGCTCGCCGGCCGACAAGCCGTCGACGCTGAGGCCGAGCACCTGGTTGCCGAACGCCTCGCGATACTTCAGGATTTTCTCGATGACGCTGTCCGGGCTGCCGACCAGAATCGGGCCGTTGCGGATATTGTCCTCCAGGTCGGTGAAGGGAGACTGGTTGTGCCTGGCTGAATCGGTTCCGCTGAAGAGCTCGTAATACGGCTTGTAGCGCCGGATGGCCTCTTCCTTGGTAGCGGCGAGGTAGATGCTGCCCGCACCGGCGCCGACGACAGCCTTCTCCGGAGGATGGCCGTAATGGGCGAGCCGTTCCCGGTAATGGTCGATGAGATCCTTGTACTTCTGCAGGTGGTGAAAGGAATTCGACGAAAAGATCGGCTCGCCGGCTTGCGCGGCCAGCTCCGTCGAGAGCGGGCTCGATGCGCTTCCATGCCAGATCGGAATCGATCCGCCGAACGGCCGGGGCTGTGTCGTCACTCCGTCGAGAGGGGGGCGGTACTTGCCCGTCCAGACGACGTCCTCCTCGCTCCAAAGCCTCTTCAGCAGCGAATAGCGCTCCGCCAGCGACTCCCACTGCTCCTCCGGCGGAACGCCGAACAGAGGATAGTGGCGGGGATCGTTGCCTTTGCCGATGATCAGCTCCAGCCTGCCGCCGCTGAGCTGGTCGACCGTGGCGTAATCTTCGGCGACGCGCACGGGATCCAGCACGCTGAGCACGGATACGGTCGTCAGCAGCCGGATCGCGCGGGTGCGGCCGGCGATGGCTGTCAGCAGCACGGCGGGGGAGGAGCTGAGAAACGGAGCGCCATGCCTCTCGCCGACACCGTAGGCTTCAAAGCCGAGCGTCTCGGCAAGCTCCGCCTGGCGGATGATTTGATCGAACTTCTGCTTGGGCGTCAGCTGCTCCCCGGTAAGGGCGTGGGGAAGATTCATGACCAGGCTGAACCATGCGAATTTCATGCGGCATCTCCTCGTTATCCGGCCTGATTGACGGCGACATCCTTCTGGAAGGCGAGCACTTCTTCCCATTCGCCATGGAAGCGGGGAATGCGGTAGTAGCCCGAGCGTTCATAGAGGGCGGCCGCTTCCGGCTGCAGAGGACCGGTCTGCAGCTTGATGCTCCGGTAGCCGAATTCGGCCGCGAGCCTCTCCAGCTCATCCATGATGGCGAGCGCCACGCCTTGGCGGCGGTATTCGGGACGGGTGTACACCCGCTTGACCTCTACCGAATGCTCGTCGAGCGGCCGCAGCGCCCCGCATCCGGCGGGAATGCCGCCGATGCGGGCGACGACAAGCGCCGCCTTAGGGTGATCGAGGTCGGCGGGCTTGAAGCCTGCCGATCCGTCCTCGACCTGATAAAGGGCGGCGAGCTCGGCGCTCAGTTCCGAGATGAGCCGTTCCGCATCGGGGGAGTAAATGCTTTCCGCGGCTGCTGTCAATGTTGGCATGCCTGGATTCCTGCCTTTCGAAGGTAAGGTATGGATGATGATCTCAGATGGAATAGCTCAGCTTGCGCTGCGCGGCAGAGGGAAGCCGCTCCTCCTTGCGGCCGAGCACCTTGCCCAGAATCAGATTCTCATAATAGGCGAACCCGCTGTCTCTTTCCCGGGGCCGCCCGAGCTCGATGGAAATATCCAAGGCGACTCGGCCTTCCTCGATCAGCAGCACCCGGTCGGCGAGGGCGACAGCCTCGCTGACGTCATGAGTGACGAGAATCGTCGTGAAGCCCGATTCGGCCCAGAGCGACTCGATCAGGCTCTGCATCTCGATCCGGGTCAGGGCGTCGAGCGCGCCGAGCGGCTCGTCGAGCAGCAGCAGCCGGGGCCGGCTGGCCAGCGCGCGGGCGAGAGCGACCCGCTGCCTCTGGCCGCCGGATAGGACGGAGGGCCAGTCCTGCCCGCGGGAAGCGAGGCCGACCTGACGAAGGGCGTCCAAGGCCGTTTCCCGGTCGGTGCCAGCGGCAAGCCTCACATTGTCGAGCACGGACTTCCAGGGAAGCAGCCGGGCTTCCTGGAACAGGAAGCGGATGTATTCTTCCACGCCTGAGACAGCAGGCTCCTCCCAGGATATGTCTCCCTCCGTCGGCTGCTGAAGCCCCGCGACAAGCCGGAGCAGCGTGCTTTTCCCGCAGCCGCTGCGCCCGACGACCGCTACGAATTCGCCTGGATTCACCGACAGGCTCAGCTCCGACAGCACCGGCCTTCCGTCGAACGACATCCCGAGCCGGTTAAGATCGAACCCGATTCCGTTCTTTTCTGCATGGGCCAATCCGGCCGCCTCCTTAACGGGGAACATAGGTCGGGTTCCATTTCAGGAACCGCTTTTCAAGCCGCTTGGCGAGGCTGTCGGACAGCTTGCCGAGCAGGGCGTAGATGACGATGCTGAGCACAATGACGTCCAGCTGGAAAAATTCCCTCGCGTTCATGGCCATGTATCCGATGCCGGCATCCGCGGCGACCGTCTCCGCGACGATGAGGACAAGCCAGGTGATGCCTAAGGCGTACCGGATGCCGACGAGAATCGATGGCAGGGCTCCCGGCAGCACGATATGAACGTACAAGGAGCGCCTGCTCATCCGGTAGACCCTGCCCATCTCGACCAGACCGGGATCGACCGAGCGGATGCCATGGAACGTATTGAGATAGACCGGGAAAAAGACGCCGAGCGATACCAGAGCAAGCTTGATCTCCTCGCCGATGCCGAACCAGATGATGAACAAGGGGAGGAGTGCGAACAGCGGGATGTTGCGGATCATCTGGATCGAGGAATCCGTCGCCTTCTCCGCGATTTTGGACAGGCCGTTCATCAGCCCGAGGGCGAAGCCGATTCCGCTGCCGATGAGGAATCCGAGCATGGCCCGCATCGCGCTGATGCCGAGATTGTGCAGAAGCACGCCGCTGCGGATCGTATCGCCTAGCGTATCCGCTACGCGCAGAGGCTGAGGGAGGGTGCGCTCCGCAATCCAGCCCGCTGACGTGGAGATCTGCCAGAGGGCAAGGACGAGGACGGGAAGCGTCCAGGGGAGAATGCTGTCGCGCCAGCGCGAGGAGGCCGGACGGTTCATGGCTGCCAAGGCCTCCTTTACTTGATTTCCGATGCGAACGCATCGCTGAAGAACGAGCTCACATCCACTTTGGCTTTCAACAGGCCGACGGTCTGCAGCGCATCCGCCACATCCTGATTGGACGCGATCGCTTCCGGCGTGACCGGAAGCACCTTGGACGGACGCTGGGCCTCGCCTTCCTCCAGCGTCTTCAGCGCCGTCGCCGCATCCTGATGGGTGGCGGCGGCCGTGATCTCCGCCCATTTCTCCTTGTTCTCGCGCGTCCATTCCTGATAGCGGTTCAAGCGGTTCAGGAAGTCGGCGATCGCGGCATGCTTGCCTGGATCCGCAATCGCGGCCGGAGTCGCTTCGATCGGGAAATTGCCGGAGAGGATATCCTTCGCGCTGGCGAGAGTCGACGCTCCATTCTCATGCGCCGCAATGATGGAGTTCCCGTAGCTTGCCAGCGCGTCGACCTTGCCGCTGAGCAGGGCGCTGAGCCCGTCGGCGGTGGACAGCTCCACCGGCTGGATGTCGCTCCACGTCAGCCCGGCCTCCTGGAGAATCTTGAGCAGGAAGTAATGAGCCGTCGTCGCTTTGACGAATGCGACTTTCTTTCCCTTGAGATCGGCGGGCTGCTTGAGCGCGGAGCCTTTGGGCACGACGACCTCCTGGTTCAGCGTATTGGAATTGCTGAGGGCGATGATCTTGAAATTGCCGCCGCCGGCGGATTGGGAGGCGAAGATCGGCGGGATCTCGCTCGTCTGGGCGACATCGAGATGATCGGCCGCGATCGCTTCCAGCTGCAGGTTGCCTCCCTGGAACACGCTGAACTCGATCTTGTACGGTGTGTCGTCGACGCCCGCGGCCTTGAAGCCTTGCTCCAGGCTTGCCCAGCCGGTCTGTCCCACCCGCAGGGTGATATGGCCCAGATCGATTTGCGAGCCGGTTGAAGACAGCGCCGCCGGTCCGGGAGTGGATGGATGGCCGGCGCCGGCGGCGGAGCCGCTGCCCGAAGCCGCGCAGCCTGCCAAGGCTGCCGAGAGCAGGAGTACAGGGAGAAGCTTGATGGTCAGGTTGGACCGGTTGGCCATGTTGGATCAATCCGCCTTTCGCGATGAAGGAATGGGGTGCAGCAGCCGGTTACGAGCCGGTCATGAGATTGGCTGCGGCCGTTCTGCCGATGGCATCCGCTCCGGCTATCGCCTGGGCGATACGGACAGGAGAGGCGTCGAAAGCGAGCGCTGCCTCGGCTTCTTCCGGAAGCTGGATGCCGGAGGCGATTTCCTGATGCGCCTTGAGCCGGGAAGGCTTGAAGCCGAGCTCCTCCAGCGTGACGGGAAGCCCGATCCGGCGGAACAGCGCGGCAAGCGGCACCGCTTCATCGGCTTTGCCCTCCAGAACGAGCTGCGACAGCAGGCCGAAGCCGACCTTTTCTCCATGCAGCGTGCCCTGCGTCTCCGGGAACCACGTCAGCCGGTCATGGATGGCATGCGCGAACGCCGCTCTGCGAACGCCGCTGTGGATGCTCCCTGCCAGTCCCGCCAGCACGATGACGGCATCGATGGTTTGGCTGAAGGCTTCGCCGACCGGAGGGGACAGGACATCGACGGCTTCATATACCCGAGCCGAATGGGAGGTCAGCAGATCCAGCGCCAGGCGGGCGGCGTGAAGGCTCAGCTGAAGATCAAGGCCGGGCTGCCTGCCAGCCGGAGCATTCACGCCATGCTCATGCCATTTCACGATCGTGTCGGCGATGCCGGATGCGAGATAACGGCGAGGGGCTTGAGCGAGTACGCGGGCATCGGCCAGCACCAGCTCGGGAGAACGCGAGAGAGGCAAGTAGCCGGCGGAGCGTCCGGCGTCGTCATATAGAACGGCCAGGGCAGACCAGGCTGCGCAGGTCGCGGCAACGGTAGGGATCGCCAGCACGGGAAGGCCGAGCTTGTCTCCGACGGCCTTCGTCAGGTCAAGGACGGAGCCTCCGCCGATTCCGATCAGAAAGGAAGGATCGAGGCGCTCGGCCTCAAGGGTGTAACGGCCGATCTTCTCCTGGGTGCAGTAGCCTTTGAACGACAGCTTGGAGAATGGGATATGGGCTTCTCCGAGACGGGAGGCAAGCTGCGAGGATACGAGATCCCAGGCGGTGTTTCCGCTAATAATGACCGCGATCCGTCCCTCCCAGTCCTCCAGCAGGCCCTTCTGCTCCAGAAGGGCGGATTCGTTTCGATACAATAAGGGAGCTTTGATGGCGATCATGGGCTAACCTCCGATTCTTCCTGAAAGGAATGTGTTGCTGCGGTGGAACCGCAAAAAGAGGCTGAAGCGGCAGCGATGCGTTGCTGCGAGCTCCAGCCTCCGGCGGTCCGGTCGGCTGACGGATTAAATCACAGTAATTAAGGTGGAATAGTGTTGATTAGAAGTATAGGAGCGGCAGGGCGCTGCTGTCAATTCATCCGGCGATAGAAAAGTCCGATTGAAACCCAATAAAA encodes:
- the hisC gene encoding histidinol-phosphate transaminase, whose protein sequence is MCAYPLRKELQGIPAFLPAKPASEANGQGRLPEIRLAANENTLGFSPLAAAAIQNSVSRLYLYPDSQASGLRSKLAAKLGTQPDQLVFGNGSFELLSLAAYTFLAPGEEALLPSPSFGWYRVATLAAGGLPVTVPLRNHAIDLEEVERRITPSTGLIWLCNPNNPTGSYFTAKELQRFLDRVPPHVFVVLDEAYREYAERGDEPDTSLLTGRYPNIAVLRTFSKAYGLAGLRIGYAIAAADAAAALNRLRVPPNLGILAEAAAAASLDDEPFLQAVLDNNRSEKQRYYEAFELLGLPCLPSETNFVMVNLGRDSGPVFDRLLQEGILVRPGRDFEMPTWLRITIGRPEENQAVLEKLEKALQASFH
- a CDS encoding iron-containing alcohol dehydrogenase family protein, which gives rise to MIAIKAPLLYRNESALLEQKGLLEDWEGRIAVIISGNTAWDLVSSQLASRLGEAHIPFSKLSFKGYCTQEKIGRYTLEAERLDPSFLIGIGGGSVLDLTKAVGDKLGLPVLAIPTVAATCAAWSALAVLYDDAGRSAGYLPLSRSPELVLADARVLAQAPRRYLASGIADTIVKWHEHGVNAPAGRQPGLDLQLSLHAARLALDLLTSHSARVYEAVDVLSPPVGEAFSQTIDAVIVLAGLAGSIHSGVRRAAFAHAIHDRLTWFPETQGTLHGEKVGFGLLSQLVLEGKADEAVPLAALFRRIGLPVTLEELGFKPSRLKAHQEIASGIQLPEEAEAALAFDASPVRIAQAIAGADAIGRTAAANLMTGS
- a CDS encoding LLM class flavin-dependent oxidoreductase is translated as MKFAWFSLVMNLPHALTGEQLTPKQKFDQIIRQAELAETLGFEAYGVGERHGAPFLSSSPAVLLTAIAGRTRAIRLLTTVSVLSVLDPVRVAEDYATVDQLSGGRLELIIGKGNDPRHYPLFGVPPEEQWESLAERYSLLKRLWSEEDVVWTGKYRPPLDGVTTQPRPFGGSIPIWHGSASSPLSTELAAQAGEPIFSSNSFHHLQKYKDLIDHYRERLAHYGHPPEKAVVGAGAGSIYLAATKEEAIRRYKPYYELFSGTDSARHNQSPFTDLEDNIRNGPILVGSPDSVIEKILKYREAFGNQVLGLSVDGLSAGEQREQLQWFAAEVAPILRREAPSAVWDTRPASSAAGPLSIC
- a CDS encoding GNAT family N-acetyltransferase; the encoded protein is MPTLTAAAESIYSPDAERLISELSAELAALYQVEDGSAGFKPADLDHPKAALVVARIGGIPAGCGALRPLDEHSVEVKRVYTRPEYRRQGVALAIMDELERLAAEFGYRSIKLQTGPLQPEAAALYERSGYYRIPRFHGEWEEVLAFQKDVAVNQAG
- a CDS encoding FtsX-like permease family protein codes for the protein MKLFKKLLRDIRQSVGQFLAFVSVIAIGAFFYTGLVTLSDNLSAYSNDYFHAHNLSDLNVYYDRISKQDTSELGKIEGISKVEGRYTFEAAQSFDDTKATLKIHSIPAGSRINTPAMIEGGIPARNDEILLDSHYAKEHQYRVGDQIKLNVNGGDVVAFTISGLGENVEYAKKNETQDHKSNGFAYVAEAAVPRIAGGLYYNEVLVDAEEGYDIERLGRNIEARSQKLSYISQIRKERTFSYSQLQQTVYNNKVMSKVIPLVLFIIEAVILFLTMSRIIDSQRNQVGIMKALGVKSSSIMLHYMGFPVLVGIIGSVLGCVFAAIIFIPMIEASNARSYSLPNIAFSLSFFSAVAPILFSSAFGMLACYLSGMGILREHAAQAMRPKPPKKMRELFLERFPGIWRRISYSNKLILRNIFLNKQKAIASSVGVVVSTVLLITAFGTQTSLQRVAGQIEEVNAYDLKVEYTSGEELEKAELPGRIESSYYLSSLPIDFVKGDDQENAMLTVTEKDNALIRFFDENDKPMTLVDSGVLVPRSYADHYKIAIGDTIRIRFTDPSFANKTVDMKVAQISSQYSNPSFFCSIAYLNSFGIDYSPTSVVVKASSAADLANIRQFFEQDKRAATIYDKDDLRKSAQFILKQNSFIFIMFIISAVILSFGAIYTISSINIYERIRELATLKVLGYQKRKINRLIFFENLILTTFAVIIALPASGYLYSIVIGALSSTHQQIPDRLNLVVMLVSVMLAYLLTTLSNLLLRRKVSRIHMIESLKSIE
- a CDS encoding ATP-binding cassette domain-containing protein, with protein sequence MSFDGRPVLSELSLSVNPGEFVAVVGRSGCGKSTLLRLVAGLQQPTEGDISWEEPAVSGVEEYIRFLFQEARLLPWKSVLDNVRLAAGTDRETALDALRQVGLASRGQDWPSVLSGGQRQRVALARALASRPRLLLLDEPLGALDALTRIEMQSLIESLWAESGFTTILVTHDVSEAVALADRVLLIEEGRVALDISIELGRPRERDSGFAYYENLILGKVLGRKEERLPSAAQRKLSYSI
- a CDS encoding ABC transporter permease subunit; this encodes MNRPASSRWRDSILPWTLPVLVLALWQISTSAGWIAERTLPQPLRVADTLGDTIRSGVLLHNLGISAMRAMLGFLIGSGIGFALGLMNGLSKIAEKATDSSIQMIRNIPLFALLPLFIIWFGIGEEIKLALVSLGVFFPVYLNTFHGIRSVDPGLVEMGRVYRMSRRSLYVHIVLPGALPSILVGIRYALGITWLVLIVAETVAADAGIGYMAMNAREFFQLDVIVLSIVIYALLGKLSDSLAKRLEKRFLKWNPTYVPR
- a CDS encoding ABC transporter substrate-binding protein, whose product is MANRSNLTIKLLPVLLLSAALAGCAASGSGSAAGAGHPSTPGPAALSSTGSQIDLGHITLRVGQTGWASLEQGFKAAGVDDTPYKIEFSVFQGGNLQLEAIAADHLDVAQTSEIPPIFASQSAGGGNFKIIALSNSNTLNQEVVVPKGSALKQPADLKGKKVAFVKATTAHYFLLKILQEAGLTWSDIQPVELSTADGLSALLSGKVDALASYGNSIIAAHENGASTLASAKDILSGNFPIEATPAAIADPGKHAAIADFLNRLNRYQEWTRENKEKWAEITAAATHQDAATALKTLEEGEAQRPSKVLPVTPEAIASNQDVADALQTVGLLKAKVDVSSFFSDAFASEIK